The following DNA comes from Longimicrobiaceae bacterium.
GGGATCGGCGGATAGCGTCCCCCGTCGCCCTGCCTGCGGCTACGGCCGCGGGCGGGTGCGGTGCGTGGGCGTGGCGGCGAGCGGGTCGTCCGGCCAGTAGTGCTTGGGGTAGCGCCCCTTGAGGTCCTTCTTCACCTCGAAGTAGCCGGTGCGCCAGAAGCTCGCCAGGTCGCGCGTGACCTGCACCGGCCGGCGCGCGGGGGAGAGGAGGTGCATCGTCAGCGGCACCCGGCCCCTGGCCACGCGCGGGGTCTCGGTCATCCCGAACACCTCCTGCAGCCGCACCGCCAGCACGGGCGCGTCCGGGTCGGAGTAGTCCACGGCGATGCGCGATCCGCTGGGCACCTGCAGGTGCGACGGGGCCAGCTCGTCCAGCGCGGCGCGGCGCTCCCACGGGATCCGCCCCAGGAGGACCGCGCCCAGGTCCAGCCGCCGGACCTCGTCCATCCGCCGCAGGCCGTACAGGTGCGGCCCCAGCCACTCCGGCAGCGTGGCGAGCAGCGCGTCGTCCGACGTGTCCGGCCAGGTGGGGTCGTGCCGGTGCAGGAAGGCGAGCCGCTCGCGGAGCTGCATCGTCTCCCGGGTCCACGGCAGCGACGCGATCCCCGCACGGGCGATCCCCTCCGCCAGGGCCGCGGCGACCCGCTCCGGGTCCGGGTCCGCCAGCGGCGCGTCGCGGAGCGTCAGCGCGCCCAGCCGCTCCCGGCGCCGTGCCCGCACGGCCCCCGACTCCGCGTCCCAGGCGACCGTCTCCTCCGTCTCCACCTGCTCGGCGA
Coding sequences within:
- a CDS encoding ATP-dependent helicase C-terminal domain-containing protein produces the protein RIPPRDRDAEAGSAGLLLAFAYPDRIAQKRPGQTGRYLLRNGRGAVLEGAQALAEAPFLVAAELDGQGRESRAYLAAPLAEEELAAHFAEQVETEETVAWDAESGAVRARRRERLGALTLRDAPLADPDPERVAAALAEGIARAGIASLPWTRETMQLRERLAFLHRHDPTWPDTSDDALLATLPEWLGPHLYGLRRMDEVRRLDLGAVLLGRIPWERRAALDELAPSHLQVPSGSRIAVDYSDPDAPVLAVRLQEVFGMTETPRVARGRVPLTMHLLSPARRPVQVTRDLASFWRTGYFEVKKDLKGRYPKHYWPDDPLAATPTHRTRPRP